The sequence below is a genomic window from Agrobacterium tumefaciens.
CCAAATGAAGGGTTGAGGAGCCACAGCCAGATGCTGCCGACGACCGACATGGATAGCGTCCAAGGGAAAAGGATAAAAACCCGCAATGTAGAACCGGTAACGCCCGCCCTATTCAATACCAACGCTGAGCCCAGGCCGAGGATCATCGCGCCGGCCAGAGACCCTCCAACATAGGTCAGAGAAATTATCGTCGTATCCCAGAACTCGGAAGAGGTCAGGACTTCGGTGTAGTTGGTGAGACCGGTAAAGCCGACGAGCTCGTAGTATTTGGTTTTCTGGAAGCTCAACCAGATCACAAAGATCGTCGGATAAAGCGTCACGAGAAACAGGATCAAAATTGCGGGCGTAAACCATACAAAGGGAGCCCAACTAAAGCGGCTCACGATGTCAGTGTCATCCACGACGTCACTCGCCAGGTGCGTCGCGCTTTGATTGGTGACTTGAAGCGGTGGTATAGACATTCGATTACTATTCCCCTGTGGCCGTATCAGGCGGAGTGGGAGGCGTCGCGTCGTTAGGACAAGCGCCTGCCAGTGCTCTCGCTGAAGAGATGGACGCGTGAAAGATCCGGGGCCACGGTGATGGTCTCGCCAACTTTCGGAAGAACCCGATCCCGGAATATGCACACGATAGTTTGAGCGCCATGCCGAGCGATGATCTGGGTCTCGGAACCGGTCGGTTCGACGACGGTCACGGTAAGAGGCAGTCCCTCGTCGCTGATCGTGAGATGCTCAGGACGCACGCCGTAGATCACCTTTTCCGACGTATCGGCGACGCCCGCAGGCAGAGGCAGCATGTGTCCATCCTCGAGAACGAACCGGCCTTCCTCCACTCGCCCGTTGAGAAAATTCATCGATGGCGATCCGATGAATCCAGCAACAAATACGTTGGCAGGGTAATCATACAGTTCAAGCGGCGCACCGACTTGCTCGACGTAACCGTCGTGCATGACAACGATCTTATCGGCCATTGTCATTGCTTCGACCTGATCGTGGGTCACGTAAACGGTTGTGGTTTTGAGCCGCTGATGCAGTTCCTTGATCTCAGCGCGCATCTGTACGCGCAGTTTCGCGTCAAGGTTCGAGAGCGGCTCATCGAACAGGAATACTTGCGGATTGCGCACAATCGCGCGACCCATCGCCACGCGCTGACGCTGCCCGCCCGAAAGTTCGCGAGGGTAACGATCGAGGAGCTTCGTAAGGCTCAGGATTTCAGCTGCCCGCTGAACGCGCATCTCTCGCTCCTCCCGCGGAGCCTTTTTGAGCTTCAGCGAAAAGCCCATGTTTTCCGCAACGGTCATATGCGGATAGAGGGCATAATTTTGGAATACCATGGCGATATCTCTCGCCTTCGGCGGGATGTCGTTAACGGTGCGTCCGCCGATCTGGATCTCGCCACCCGTGATATTTTCAAGGCCCGCGATCATTCGCAACAGAGTTGATTTTCCGCAACCCGAGGGTCCAACGAGGGTTACAAACTCCCCTTCGTTGATATCGACAGACACGCCGTGAAGCACGCGTACGGCGCCGTAAGCTTTGCGAACGGCTTTCAGCTCAACATTAGCCAACTGTTTCCTCCTACCAGCCGACGAGGCGGCCACCTAACCCAGCGCGATCTCCTCGATCACTATCGGAACGTTATTCCACTAAGGATGACAGGTGTCAACAGACATCGGCGTTAGATGTACTGCACCGTGGCCTATAAAATACAATTATATAATATTGCCAATGACTTGGGCCCGATGTGATGGGCTCGTTTGCGGGGTAGCCGACGCGATGCGATAGGGCCAGAGTTGAGAAAGTTCCTGAGCAGTTGCCTTCACCTGTTCCGCCAATTGAGGCAGTACAAGCGGTGAAAAGTGGTGAATCGGTCCAGCGATGCTCACCGTTCCCACAACCTGACCGCCGACGCGAATGACAGCAGCGACAGCAGCGACGCCCGGTTCAGCTTCCTCAATCGCAGTGGCCCACCCTCGTTCTTCGGTCTCATCCAAAGCCGCGGAAAATGTC
It includes:
- a CDS encoding ABC transporter ATP-binding protein, whose protein sequence is MANVELKAVRKAYGAVRVLHGVSVDINEGEFVTLVGPSGCGKSTLLRMIAGLENITGGEIQIGGRTVNDIPPKARDIAMVFQNYALYPHMTVAENMGFSLKLKKAPREEREMRVQRAAEILSLTKLLDRYPRELSGGQRQRVAMGRAIVRNPQVFLFDEPLSNLDAKLRVQMRAEIKELHQRLKTTTVYVTHDQVEAMTMADKIVVMHDGYVEQVGAPLELYDYPANVFVAGFIGSPSMNFLNGRVEEGRFVLEDGHMLPLPAGVADTSEKVIYGVRPEHLTISDEGLPLTVTVVEPTGSETQIIARHGAQTIVCIFRDRVLPKVGETITVAPDLSRVHLFSESTGRRLS